The following proteins are co-located in the Sphaerochaeta sp. genome:
- a CDS encoding ABC transporter permease gives MAKKQEQAVNEFNQVVEGNSLGKDAWRRLKKNKMAIIGMVTVIVYALLSAFAPLLPLHPYDEIILDHQQLPPSLHATAGELMLKNKLQDMYFQAWRNGELKLTPEQDAQIKAWIKDSKTTKVWSLVYTEGEAQRQAGTFAFNASAQRTLDRLQTKIASELFVTISKAYYTDSDGKKHDISKMSYQELVPIYADLIGADQQKIIAQTEVEVKNQILNDVKAKTPDLSDEDAQLNVELELKSMGEKGFNETARQNVYGKILTQAQKTCERDLTKQAKDGTVTFPLKESYQLNDSIDLSIEASKKHSRRYLLGTDYVGRDMLSRIIYGGQVSIAIGLVGTLTSVLIGILIGALAGYVGGKTDYILMRIVDIMYGLPYMLLVIICMAIFGRNIINLFVALAMVSWLTIARMVRGQIMSLKNSEFVEAARSMGASTWRIILKHMIPNSLSVIIIYSTLRVPAFIMQESFLSFLGLGVQAPYASWGSLVGDAVDGMTLYPWRLLFPALAMTIFLFAMNFFGDGLRDAFDPQSKNQL, from the coding sequence GTGGTGGAAGGGAACAGCCTGGGAAAGGATGCATGGAGACGACTGAAGAAGAACAAGATGGCCATCATCGGCATGGTGACCGTCATCGTCTACGCGCTCCTCTCGGCGTTCGCTCCCCTGCTTCCCCTGCATCCGTACGATGAGATCATCCTGGACCACCAGCAGCTTCCTCCCTCCCTGCACGCCACGGCGGGAGAACTGATGCTGAAGAACAAACTGCAGGACATGTACTTCCAGGCATGGAGGAACGGAGAACTGAAGCTCACACCGGAGCAGGACGCACAGATCAAGGCGTGGATCAAGGACAGCAAGACGACCAAGGTATGGTCTCTGGTGTACACCGAAGGCGAAGCCCAACGGCAAGCCGGTACGTTTGCGTTCAACGCCTCGGCGCAACGCACGCTGGATCGTCTGCAGACAAAGATTGCCAGCGAACTGTTCGTCACCATCTCCAAGGCATACTACACGGACAGTGACGGCAAGAAGCACGACATCTCCAAGATGAGTTACCAGGAACTGGTCCCCATCTACGCCGACTTGATCGGAGCCGACCAGCAGAAGATCATCGCGCAGACGGAAGTCGAGGTGAAGAACCAGATCCTCAACGACGTCAAGGCGAAGACCCCTGACCTGAGTGATGAAGACGCCCAATTGAACGTGGAATTGGAACTGAAGAGCATGGGAGAGAAAGGATTCAACGAAACGGCGCGCCAGAACGTCTATGGCAAAATCCTCACCCAGGCGCAGAAGACCTGCGAACGGGATCTGACCAAGCAGGCGAAAGATGGGACGGTCACCTTCCCGCTGAAGGAAAGCTACCAGCTGAATGACTCCATTGATCTTTCCATCGAGGCATCCAAGAAGCACAGCAGACGATATCTGCTCGGCACAGACTACGTTGGCCGTGACATGCTCAGCCGGATCATCTACGGCGGACAGGTGTCCATCGCCATCGGCCTGGTCGGCACACTGACATCCGTGTTGATCGGCATTCTGATCGGCGCTCTTGCCGGATACGTCGGCGGCAAGACGGATTACATCCTGATGCGTATCGTCGACATCATGTACGGACTGCCGTACATGCTGCTCGTCATCATCTGCATGGCCATCTTCGGGCGGAACATCATCAACCTGTTCGTCGCCTTGGCCATGGTAAGCTGGCTGACCATAGCCCGTATGGTGCGTGGCCAGATCATGAGTCTGAAGAACAGCGAATTCGTCGAGGCGGCCCGTTCGATGGGAGCTTCAACCTGGCGGATCATCCTGAAGCATATGATCCCCAACTCCCTGTCCGTCATCATCATCTACTCCACCCTCCGCGTCCCGGCGTTCATCATGCAGGAATCGTTCCTGTCGTTCCTCGGCCTTGGCGTCCAGGCACCGTACGCGTCCTGGGGATCGTTGGTTGGAGACGCAGTGGATGGCATGACGCTGTATCCATGGCGTCTGCTGTTCCCCGCCCTGGCGATGACCATCTTCCTGTTCGCGATGAACTTCTTCGGTGATGGGTTACGCGACGCCTTCGACCCGCAGTCGAAGAACCAACTGTAA
- a CDS encoding ABC transporter ATP-binding protein gives MLKPNAKTVLEVKDLQTYFRTDAGILKAVDGVSFTLHENETLGLVGESGSGKSVTNLSIMRLVQSPPGKIVGGQILFEGEDILKLPESELRNIRGNKVSMIFQDPMTSLNPFLKISTQMVETIRLHENSISKKEALQRSIDMLKQVGIPAAEKRIFCYPHQFSGGMRQRVMIAMALSCKAEVLIADEPTTALDVTIQAQILELIQKLSRELGTAVILITHDLGVVAGMCDRVCVMYAGRIVEQALTDDLFARPLHPYTEGLIASVPHMDPASKAKRLFSIEGQPPNVIDLPPCCPFHPRCHKCMEICKHAYPPYHQMDAEHSVSCWLYATEAEKQQALKEEKA, from the coding sequence ATGTTGAAACCGAACGCAAAGACCGTGTTGGAGGTCAAGGACCTCCAGACCTATTTCCGGACGGACGCCGGCATCCTCAAGGCGGTTGACGGAGTATCCTTCACGCTTCATGAAAATGAAACCCTCGGCCTGGTCGGGGAATCGGGAAGCGGCAAAAGCGTGACCAACCTGTCCATCATGCGGTTGGTCCAATCCCCTCCGGGAAAGATTGTCGGAGGCCAGATTCTCTTCGAAGGAGAGGACATCCTCAAGTTGCCGGAGAGCGAACTGCGCAACATCCGGGGCAACAAGGTCAGTATGATCTTCCAGGATCCGATGACCAGCCTGAACCCGTTCCTGAAGATTTCCACCCAGATGGTGGAGACGATCCGGCTCCACGAGAATAGCATCAGCAAGAAAGAGGCGTTGCAACGCTCCATCGACATGCTGAAGCAGGTCGGCATCCCGGCGGCGGAAAAGCGGATCTTCTGCTATCCCCACCAGTTCTCCGGTGGCATGCGCCAACGGGTGATGATCGCCATGGCCCTCTCCTGCAAGGCGGAAGTGTTGATCGCCGATGAACCAACCACCGCCCTGGATGTCACCATCCAGGCGCAGATCCTTGAATTGATCCAGAAGCTGTCCCGTGAACTGGGGACGGCCGTCATTTTGATCACCCACGACCTGGGCGTGGTCGCCGGCATGTGTGACCGCGTCTGCGTCATGTACGCCGGACGAATCGTCGAGCAGGCGTTGACCGACGACCTGTTCGCCCGTCCGCTCCACCCCTACACCGAAGGCTTGATCGCCAGCGTCCCGCACATGGATCCGGCAAGCAAGGCGAAACGGCTGTTCTCCATCGAAGGACAACCACCCAACGTCATTGACCTGCCCCCGTGCTGCCCGTTCCATCCGCGATGCCACAAGTGCATGGAAATCTGCAAGCACGCCTATCCGCCGTATCACCAGATGGATGCCGAACACAGCGTCTCCTGCTGGCTGTACGCTACGGAAGCGGAAAAACAACAGGCCTTGAAGGAGGAGAAGGCATGA
- a CDS encoding ATP-binding cassette domain-containing protein, giving the protein MSEPQKKPLLEVKGLKQFFPISSGFFNRKTSYIRAVDDISFDVYPGETLGIVGESGCGKSTTVRSIAQLYKPTAGQVLFEGKDLCKSTEQEMLMARKNMQMIFQDPYASLDSRMTVRSIIAEPLIIYNKRNMLEKHLSNDEIEERVESLMERVGLNRLFKNRYPHEFSGGQRQRIGIARALALQPKIILADEPVSALDVSIQAQILNLLADLQEEFGLTYVFIAHDLAVIQHISTRVAVMYLGKLMELADALELYAHPLHPYTEALLSAAPIPDPKIERKRQRIILTGDVPSPDHIQPGCYFYDRCPKKMPFCKDHIPPFFEINEGHKVACWLYDKEHHA; this is encoded by the coding sequence ATGAGCGAACCACAGAAAAAGCCCTTGCTTGAGGTCAAAGGCCTGAAGCAATTCTTCCCTATTTCCAGCGGATTCTTCAACCGCAAGACCAGTTACATCCGCGCGGTGGATGACATCTCCTTCGATGTATACCCCGGCGAGACGCTGGGAATCGTCGGTGAATCCGGATGCGGCAAATCGACCACCGTCCGTTCCATCGCCCAGCTGTACAAGCCCACTGCGGGCCAAGTGCTGTTCGAGGGAAAAGACCTGTGCAAATCCACCGAGCAGGAAATGCTGATGGCCCGCAAGAACATGCAGATGATCTTCCAGGATCCGTACGCGTCCCTGGACTCCCGCATGACGGTGCGCTCCATCATCGCCGAGCCGCTGATCATCTACAACAAACGGAACATGCTGGAGAAGCATCTCTCCAACGATGAGATTGAGGAACGGGTCGAAAGCCTGATGGAACGGGTCGGCCTGAACCGGCTGTTCAAAAACCGTTATCCCCACGAATTCTCCGGTGGGCAACGGCAGAGGATCGGCATCGCCCGGGCCCTTGCCCTGCAGCCGAAGATTATTCTGGCCGATGAACCGGTCTCCGCGCTGGATGTTTCCATCCAGGCGCAGATCCTCAACCTCCTTGCCGACCTGCAGGAAGAGTTCGGACTGACCTACGTGTTCATCGCGCACGACCTTGCCGTCATCCAGCACATCTCGACCCGCGTGGCCGTCATGTACCTGGGCAAACTGATGGAACTGGCCGACGCGTTGGAACTGTACGCCCATCCGCTGCATCCCTACACCGAGGCGCTTCTCTCCGCCGCCCCGATCCCCGATCCCAAGATTGAGCGGAAGCGGCAACGGATCATCCTTACCGGTGACGTTCCGTCTCCGGACCACATCCAGCCGGGCTGTTACTTCTACGACCGCTGTCCGAAGAAGATGCCGTTCTGCAAGGACCACATCCCGCCATTCT